From Paracoccus suum, the proteins below share one genomic window:
- a CDS encoding MBL fold metallo-hydrolase: protein MTRRTVVTTTLAAGALAATTGLTRAATPLTLTPFPAGENGFFRAPVLLSGASEAVLIDGGFTFPDGAAVADAIRQTGRKLTSIYISQSDPDYYFSLKPITEAFPEARVIAASETLAAINGNIAKKLETWGPQLKENGPQSMADIILPEAYDAASLTVDGEAIEIVPAEGLDNRRYLYVPSLNAVVGGVLVFAGVHVWTADTPTKEARAAWIANLDSIAARKPAIVVAGHMTPEAATDLSAVEHTRAYLAAFEEELARAADAAALKAAMEERFPGLGMGVALDIGSKVATGEMKWG, encoded by the coding sequence ATGACCCGCAGAACCGTAGTGACGACCACCCTGGCCGCCGGTGCCCTCGCCGCAACGACCGGACTAACCCGCGCCGCCACTCCCCTGACACTGACCCCGTTTCCCGCCGGCGAGAACGGATTTTTCCGCGCGCCCGTCCTTCTGTCCGGCGCGAGCGAGGCCGTTCTGATTGACGGCGGCTTTACCTTTCCCGACGGGGCTGCGGTCGCCGACGCGATCAGGCAGACCGGCCGCAAGCTGACCAGCATCTACATCAGCCAGTCCGATCCTGACTATTACTTCAGCCTGAAACCGATCACCGAGGCCTTCCCCGAGGCGCGAGTCATCGCCGCATCCGAAACCCTGGCAGCGATCAACGGCAACATCGCGAAAAAGCTCGAAACCTGGGGTCCCCAGCTGAAGGAGAATGGACCGCAGTCGATGGCCGACATCATCCTGCCCGAGGCCTATGACGCGGCCAGCCTGACGGTCGATGGCGAGGCGATCGAGATTGTCCCTGCCGAGGGCCTCGACAATCGCCGGTACCTCTATGTCCCGTCGCTGAACGCGGTTGTCGGTGGCGTTCTGGTGTTTGCGGGCGTCCACGTCTGGACCGCCGACACTCCCACCAAGGAGGCGCGCGCCGCCTGGATCGCCAATCTGGACAGCATCGCGGCCCGCAAGCCCGCCATCGTCGTGGCCGGCCACATGACCCCCGAGGCCGCCACCGATCTGTCGGCGGTGGAGCACACCCGGGCCTACCTCGCGGCCTTCGAGGAAGAGCTGGCGCGGGCCGCCGACGCTGCCGCGCTGAAGGCCGCGATGGAGGAACGTTTCCCGGGTCTGGGGATGGGCGTCGCGCTCGACATCGGCTCCAAGGTCGCCACCGGCGAAATGAAGTGGGGCTGA
- a CDS encoding LysR family transcriptional regulator, whose translation MNLNRLAYFAAVVDAGSFTQAAVRLGVTKAVVSHQVAQLEQDLRTTLLIRTTRRVQPTEAGAAFHIRCTQILREAEDAYAEVTAEHETPSGTLRITAPFDYGIASVVPVVTAFTARYPACNVELVLGDRTLDLIEGQIDLALRVGWLDDSSLQARKIGSFRQYLVGSARLADQIAAIREPADLPAVPFIANAALRKPRAWQFTHDDHPPQDVFLPARIVIDTTLGVLSAVRAGGGLSVLPEFLVTPLLANGELLYVLPDWRLRSGGIHTVFPAARFRPAKVTAFVDMLVKSEHKVALHEIF comes from the coding sequence ATGAACCTGAACCGCCTCGCCTACTTTGCCGCCGTCGTGGATGCCGGCTCGTTCACACAGGCAGCGGTGCGGTTGGGCGTGACCAAGGCCGTTGTCAGCCATCAGGTCGCCCAGCTGGAGCAGGATCTTCGCACGACGCTGTTGATCCGCACCACGCGCCGCGTGCAGCCGACCGAGGCCGGCGCGGCCTTCCACATCCGCTGCACCCAGATTCTGCGCGAGGCCGAGGACGCCTATGCCGAAGTCACGGCCGAGCATGAAACGCCCAGCGGCACCCTGCGCATCACGGCCCCGTTCGACTACGGAATCGCTAGCGTGGTGCCAGTGGTCACGGCCTTCACCGCGCGCTATCCGGCCTGCAATGTCGAGCTTGTGCTGGGCGACCGGACGCTGGACTTGATCGAAGGGCAGATTGACCTGGCGTTGCGGGTCGGTTGGCTGGACGATTCCAGCCTGCAGGCGCGCAAGATCGGCAGTTTCAGGCAGTACCTGGTAGGCAGCGCCCGCCTGGCCGATCAGATCGCGGCGATCCGCGAACCGGCAGATCTGCCCGCGGTGCCTTTCATCGCCAATGCGGCGCTGCGCAAGCCGCGCGCATGGCAGTTCACCCATGACGATCATCCGCCGCAGGATGTATTCCTGCCGGCCCGTATCGTGATCGACACCACGCTTGGCGTGCTGTCCGCCGTTCGCGCGGGCGGCGGCCTTTCCGTGTTGCCGGAGTTTCTGGTCACGCCTCTGCTGGCGAACGGCGAGTTGCTGTATGTCCTGCCCGATTGGCGCCTGCGGTCGGGGGGCATCCACACCGTGTTTCCCGCCGCGCGGTTCCGGCCAGCCAAGGTGACGGCGTTTGTCGATATGCTAGTGAAATCAGAGCATAAAGTGGCACTTCACGAGATTTTCTAA
- a CDS encoding 2-hydroxyacid dehydrogenase, with product MKPHVLVAVPLRPQQLDMLAQLYELHRLDQAASPAEREAVLAAAGPVCSAMVVNGNFRLDGALLDRLPALKMASCSSAGFDQIDLDELTRRGITLTNTSEALRDDVADMAILLMLASRRRLIEGDAYVRTGGWGQKGMFPLTTSSAGKRAGILGLGNIGMAIARRAEALGMTVGYCGRNPKPDVGYKYFADPVALAEWADVLLVATPGGAGTEGLVSAQVIEALGPQGMLVNIARGSVVDEAAMIAALQDGRLGSAGLDVYLSEPKPDPALVALPNVTLSPHHASGTEETRARMAQLTVDNLDAFFAGRPLLTPVN from the coding sequence ATGAAACCGCATGTCCTCGTCGCCGTCCCTTTGCGCCCGCAGCAACTGGACATGTTGGCACAGCTTTATGAGTTGCACCGGCTGGACCAGGCGGCTTCGCCCGCGGAGCGCGAGGCGGTGCTGGCCGCGGCAGGGCCGGTCTGCTCGGCCATGGTGGTCAACGGCAATTTCAGGCTGGATGGCGCCCTGCTGGACAGGCTGCCGGCGTTGAAAATGGCCTCCTGCTCGTCGGCCGGGTTTGACCAGATCGACCTGGACGAGTTGACGCGGCGCGGGATCACCCTGACCAACACTTCCGAGGCGCTGCGCGATGACGTCGCCGACATGGCGATCCTGCTGATGCTGGCCTCGCGCCGCCGCCTGATCGAAGGCGATGCCTATGTCCGCACGGGCGGCTGGGGCCAGAAGGGGATGTTCCCCCTGACAACCTCCAGCGCGGGCAAGCGGGCGGGGATCCTCGGGCTCGGCAATATCGGCATGGCGATCGCCCGCCGCGCCGAGGCGCTGGGCATGACGGTCGGTTATTGCGGCCGCAATCCCAAGCCCGACGTCGGGTATAAGTATTTTGCCGATCCCGTCGCCCTCGCCGAATGGGCGGACGTGCTGCTGGTCGCGACGCCCGGCGGTGCCGGGACCGAGGGGCTCGTCTCGGCCCAAGTGATCGAGGCGCTGGGCCCGCAAGGGATGCTGGTCAACATCGCCCGCGGGTCGGTGGTGGACGAGGCGGCAATGATCGCGGCGTTGCAGGACGGGCGCCTCGGGTCGGCGGGGCTGGACGTTTATCTCAGCGAGCCAAAGCCGGACCCGGCGCTGGTCGCGCTGCCGAACGTCACCCTCAGCCCGCACCACGCCAGCGGGACTGAGGAAACACGGGCGCGCATGGCCCAGTTGACCGTTGACAACTTGGACGCTTTCTTTGCCGGCAGGCCGCTGTTGACCCCGGTGAACTGA
- the rfbC gene encoding dTDP-4-dehydrorhamnose 3,5-epimerase, translating to MQIEETALSGVLVLTPARFGDHRGFFSESWNRRTLEEAGVALPEFVQDNHSTSAKAGTLRGLHYQAPPHEQGKLVRCGRGALYDVAVDARRGSPSYGQWFGTELSFDNGRQLWVPPGFLHGFVTLQDDTEVVYKCTGYYDRQADGAVRWNSLGIDWGITTPILSDKDAAAPAFADWSSPFEFRP from the coding sequence ATGCAGATCGAGGAAACCGCCCTTTCGGGGGTTCTGGTACTGACCCCGGCGCGGTTCGGCGATCACCGCGGCTTTTTCTCGGAAAGCTGGAACCGGCGCACGCTTGAGGAGGCGGGCGTCGCGCTGCCGGAGTTCGTGCAGGACAATCACTCGACGTCCGCAAAGGCCGGCACGTTGCGCGGCCTGCACTATCAGGCGCCTCCGCACGAACAGGGCAAGCTGGTCCGCTGCGGGCGCGGTGCGCTTTATGACGTTGCAGTCGATGCGCGGCGGGGCAGTCCAAGCTACGGCCAATGGTTTGGCACCGAGTTGTCGTTCGACAACGGGCGCCAGTTGTGGGTGCCGCCGGGTTTCCTGCATGGCTTCGTCACGCTGCAGGACGACACCGAGGTGGTCTACAAATGCACCGGCTATTACGACCGGCAGGCCGATGGAGCCGTGCGCTGGAACAGTCTCGGCATCGATTGGGGGATCACGACGCCGATCCTCTCTGACAAGGACGCCGCAGCACCGGCCTTCGCCGATTGGTCCTCGCCTTTCGAGTTCCGCCCATGA
- a CDS encoding nuclear transport factor 2 family protein, protein MGQNLDLIRATYNGPPEQNGQNLMAALAPDATWTEAEGFPYAGTYVGPDAIIAGVFNRLATEWVDYKADAQTFLEDGDRVAVFGVYSGIYKATGIAMRAPFAHLYRLENGKIASMVQYVDTLLVSRALGESA, encoded by the coding sequence ATGGGGCAGAACCTTGATCTGATCCGCGCCACCTACAACGGCCCGCCCGAACAGAACGGCCAGAACCTGATGGCCGCACTTGCCCCCGACGCTACCTGGACGGAGGCCGAGGGCTTTCCTTACGCGGGAACGTATGTCGGCCCCGATGCCATCATCGCAGGTGTGTTCAACCGCCTTGCGACCGAGTGGGTCGACTACAAGGCTGATGCGCAGACCTTTCTTGAGGACGGCGATCGGGTTGCGGTCTTCGGTGTCTATTCCGGGATCTACAAGGCCACGGGCATCGCAATGCGTGCGCCTTTCGCCCATCTTTACCGGCTCGAGAACGGCAAGATCGCGAGCATGGTCCAGTATGTGGACACGCTGCTCGTCAGCCGTGCGCTCGGCGAGAGCGCCTAG
- a CDS encoding DsbA family protein → MTRITYLFDPLCGWCYGASATIKALGAQPELTVELLPTGLFSNASAPLMNDDFAAYAWANDRRIAKLTGQPFSDTYRDKVLTDQATRFDSGPATLALTAVALTEPAQEIAALRAIQTARYVDGRDITDSSVLAQILADLPLAEAAERLAAADPELLTANRARISRAKALIGRLGVDGVPALVVNDGHGERLIRGAGIFANPNLAAKLAAAPAAV, encoded by the coding sequence ATGACCCGGATCACCTATCTGTTCGACCCGCTGTGCGGCTGGTGCTACGGCGCCTCCGCGACGATCAAGGCGCTGGGCGCCCAACCCGAACTGACGGTTGAATTGCTGCCGACAGGCCTGTTTTCCAACGCGTCCGCGCCGCTCATGAACGACGATTTTGCCGCCTATGCCTGGGCGAACGACCGCCGCATCGCAAAACTGACTGGCCAGCCCTTCAGCGACACCTATCGCGACAAGGTGCTGACGGATCAAGCCACGCGGTTCGATTCGGGTCCCGCGACGTTGGCGCTGACGGCTGTCGCGCTGACAGAACCCGCGCAGGAAATCGCGGCGCTTCGGGCGATCCAGACCGCCCGCTACGTCGATGGCCGTGACATCACCGATAGCTCCGTGCTCGCACAAATCCTTGCGGACCTGCCTCTGGCCGAGGCGGCCGAGCGTCTGGCCGCCGCAGATCCCGAGCTGCTGACCGCAAATCGCGCGCGCATCTCTCGGGCAAAGGCCCTGATTGGCCGTCTCGGCGTGGATGGCGTTCCGGCGCTTGTCGTGAACGACGGACATGGTGAGCGCCTCATCCGCGGCGCGGGGATTTTCGCCAATCCGAACCTTGCCGCGAAATTGGCGGCCGCCCCCGCCGCAGTCTGA
- a CDS encoding DoxX family protein: protein MTYATTSAERASLIDGVSNADLAATVLRVTLGVLFLAHAGLKLFIFTPSGTAGYFASLGLPAALAYLVMAAELFGGIALILGAYTRWVSLALVPILLGSIYAPHGAAGFFFSNEGGGWEFPAFWAVTLVVQALLGDGAWSLNRDRT from the coding sequence ATGACCTACGCAACAACCTCCGCCGAACGCGCGTCGCTGATCGACGGCGTCTCCAATGCCGACCTCGCCGCGACCGTCCTGCGCGTCACCCTGGGCGTCCTTTTCCTCGCCCACGCCGGGCTTAAGCTGTTCATTTTCACGCCGTCCGGCACCGCGGGCTACTTCGCCAGCCTCGGCCTGCCTGCTGCGCTGGCTTATCTGGTCATGGCGGCAGAACTGTTTGGCGGCATCGCCCTGATCCTCGGCGCGTACACGCGCTGGGTGTCGCTGGCGCTGGTGCCGATCCTGCTTGGCTCGATCTACGCGCCGCACGGCGCGGCCGGCTTTTTCTTCTCGAACGAAGGCGGCGGCTGGGAATTCCCGGCGTTCTGGGCGGTGACGCTGGTCGTCCAGGCCCTCCTCGGCGACGGCGCCTGGTCGCTGAACCGCGACCGCACCTGA
- a CDS encoding VOC family protein, giving the protein MSAANALFDMNAAPMRIGTVRLKVRDLDTVAAFYRKVLGLEATESGAARTLLGTGRTPLLELQSETALVPRDPRQAGLFHTAFLMPSRADLCRWVAHVVEAGVPLQGASDHIVSEALYLADPEGNGIEVYADRPFASWATPTGEVRLSTDPLDVRDLLASAAGTAWTGFPERGCIGHVHLQVGETEAADRFYRDILGFDIATRYTGASFYGSGGYHHQLAGNVWNSRHAGKRPAGMAGLDAVGIVVRDGANLDAIAARAETAGLPVTQNPDGLTFRDPWGTKIRLNR; this is encoded by the coding sequence ATGAGTGCCGCGAACGCCCTTTTCGACATGAATGCTGCGCCGATGCGGATTGGAACCGTCCGGCTGAAGGTGCGCGATCTGGATACGGTCGCCGCCTTTTATCGCAAGGTCCTCGGCCTTGAAGCGACCGAAAGCGGCGCTGCCCGCACGCTACTTGGGACCGGCAGGACCCCGCTGCTGGAACTCCAGAGCGAGACGGCCCTCGTTCCCCGCGACCCGCGACAGGCCGGGCTCTTTCACACAGCTTTCCTGATGCCCAGCCGCGCCGACCTCTGCCGCTGGGTCGCCCACGTCGTCGAGGCTGGGGTGCCGCTGCAAGGCGCATCCGACCACATCGTCAGCGAGGCGCTCTATCTCGCTGACCCCGAGGGAAACGGAATCGAGGTTTATGCCGACCGACCGTTCGCAAGCTGGGCCACGCCGACCGGCGAGGTGCGCTTGTCGACCGATCCGCTCGACGTGCGGGACCTGCTCGCGAGCGCGGCCGGCACCGCTTGGACAGGCTTTCCCGAACGCGGCTGCATCGGCCATGTCCACCTGCAGGTGGGTGAGACCGAGGCGGCGGACCGCTTTTACCGCGACATCCTCGGCTTCGACATCGCGACCCGCTATACCGGCGCCAGCTTCTACGGCAGCGGCGGCTATCACCACCAGCTTGCCGGGAACGTCTGGAACAGCCGCCATGCAGGCAAACGCCCCGCGGGCATGGCCGGGTTGGACGCAGTCGGAATCGTCGTCCGCGACGGCGCGAACCTCGACGCCATCGCCGCGCGGGCAGAGACTGCCGGTCTCCCGGTCACCCAAAATCCCGATGGCCTCACCTTTCGAGACCCTTGGGGAACGAAGATCCGGCTGAATCGCTGA
- a CDS encoding DUF4260 domain-containing protein, giving the protein MDTVSWQRIEGGLVFLSALVLFVYLGGGIVWWLAIIVFLAPDISFAAYALGPKVGALLYNLVHVFAFGSIVLAAGVAFGSPTLSALGALWLAHSGFDRMLGYGLKSPEAFNMTHLGRIGRRSSEP; this is encoded by the coding sequence ATGGATACCGTGAGTTGGCAGCGGATCGAAGGAGGGCTCGTCTTTCTGTCGGCGCTCGTTTTGTTCGTGTATCTGGGCGGCGGCATCGTCTGGTGGCTGGCCATCATCGTTTTCCTTGCCCCCGACATCAGCTTCGCAGCCTACGCGCTGGGCCCGAAGGTCGGCGCGCTGCTATACAACCTGGTTCATGTCTTTGCGTTTGGTTCGATCGTGCTAGCGGCCGGCGTAGCATTCGGTAGCCCGACGCTATCGGCGCTCGGCGCACTTTGGCTCGCTCACTCGGGGTTCGATCGCATGCTTGGCTACGGCCTGAAATCTCCGGAGGCGTTCAACATGACCCATTTGGGACGGATCGGCCGCCGGTCAAGCGAACCGTGA
- the rfbA gene encoding glucose-1-phosphate thymidylyltransferase RfbA: MTRRKGIILAGGSGTRLYPITLGLSKQLLPIYDKPMIYYPLSVLMLTGIREIAVITTPEDQAQFQRLLGDGSQWGVSLTWIVQPSPDGLAQAYILAEGFLDGSPSAMVLGDNIFFGHGLTELLSAADGREEATVFGYHVADPERYGVVAFDDQGQAVQIIEKPPVPPTNYAVTGLYFLDADAPRRARKVSPSARGELEITTLLETYLHEGRLKVERMGRGFAWLDTGTHGSLLDAGNFVRTLANRQGMQSGSPEEIAYDQGWITAAELRARAEQFGKNDYGLYLARLLE; this comes from the coding sequence ATGACCCGGCGCAAGGGCATCATTCTGGCCGGCGGCTCGGGCACGCGGCTCTACCCGATCACGCTCGGCCTCTCCAAACAGTTGCTGCCAATCTATGACAAGCCGATGATCTATTATCCGCTGTCAGTCCTGATGTTGACCGGCATCCGCGAGATTGCGGTCATCACCACGCCCGAGGATCAGGCCCAGTTCCAGCGCCTGCTGGGGGACGGCAGCCAGTGGGGCGTCAGCCTGACCTGGATCGTGCAGCCCAGTCCCGACGGGCTGGCGCAAGCCTATATCTTGGCCGAGGGCTTTTTGGACGGCTCGCCCTCCGCGATGGTCCTGGGTGACAACATCTTTTTCGGCCACGGCCTGACCGAACTTCTGTCCGCCGCGGACGGACGCGAGGAGGCGACGGTCTTTGGCTACCACGTCGCGGACCCCGAGCGTTACGGGGTGGTCGCCTTCGACGATCAGGGCCAGGCCGTGCAGATCATTGAAAAGCCACCTGTGCCGCCGACCAACTACGCGGTGACCGGGCTTTATTTCCTCGATGCCGACGCCCCCCGTCGCGCCCGCAAGGTCTCGCCCTCCGCCCGCGGCGAGTTGGAGATCACGACGCTGCTGGAAACCTACCTCCACGAGGGCAGGCTGAAGGTCGAACGCATGGGCCGCGGCTTTGCGTGGCTCGACACCGGCACGCACGGCAGTCTGCTGGATGCAGGCAACTTCGTGCGGACGCTTGCAAACCGCCAGGGCATGCAGTCCGGCAGCCCCGAAGAGATCGCCTACGATCAAGGCTGGATTACCGCGGCCGAACTGCGCGCGCGTGCGGAGCAGTTCGGCAAGAACGATTACGGGCTCTACCTCGCGCGGCTGCTCGAGTGA
- the chrA gene encoding chromate efflux transporter produces MDTETGAEKGTPGEVFATFLKLGLTSFGGPIAHLGYFRDEIVTRRRWLSDHAYVDLVTLCQFLPGPASSQVGFALGMMRAGWLGALAAFTAFTLPSALALLLFAMTAASFTGPIGAGALEGLKIVAVAIVAQAVLGMARTLCPDRERAAIAAGAVVVLAFAPGPLGMVCAILLGALAGLTLGRGEAAPVGGHVTMPVSRGQGLAALLAFFALLTLLPLVADKAPALDLIDSFYRAGALVFGGGHVVLPLLQAEVVQPGWVTPGQFLAGYGAAQAVPGPLFTFAAYLGSVRGPAPNGVVGGALALAAVFLPGFLILIGVLPFWDRFRAMTPARSLMQGANAAVVGILGAALYTPVFTSAIGGMRDFALALVCFVLLVAWKLAPWAVVVIAALGGIGLALTG; encoded by the coding sequence ATGGACACGGAAACCGGAGCGGAAAAAGGCACGCCGGGCGAAGTCTTTGCGACCTTCCTCAAGCTCGGACTGACCTCGTTCGGCGGGCCGATCGCGCATCTCGGCTATTTCCGCGACGAGATCGTCACCCGCCGCCGCTGGCTCAGCGATCATGCCTATGTGGATCTGGTCACGCTCTGCCAGTTCCTGCCCGGACCGGCGTCCAGCCAGGTCGGCTTCGCCCTCGGGATGATGCGCGCGGGCTGGCTGGGGGCTCTCGCGGCATTCACAGCATTCACGCTGCCCTCGGCCCTGGCGCTGCTGCTGTTCGCGATGACTGCGGCGTCCTTCACGGGACCCATCGGTGCGGGAGCCCTTGAGGGGCTCAAGATCGTCGCCGTGGCGATTGTCGCCCAGGCCGTCCTCGGCATGGCGCGAACCCTGTGCCCGGACCGCGAGCGCGCCGCCATCGCAGCGGGTGCTGTGGTTGTTCTGGCCTTCGCGCCCGGACCTTTGGGGATGGTCTGCGCAATTCTGCTCGGTGCGCTCGCGGGGCTGACGCTGGGGCGTGGCGAGGCGGCCCCTGTGGGGGGCCATGTGACGATGCCGGTATCGCGCGGGCAGGGGCTTGCCGCGCTCCTCGCCTTTTTCGCTTTACTGACCCTGCTGCCGCTGGTGGCCGACAAGGCGCCGGCGCTCGACCTGATCGACAGCTTTTACCGCGCCGGCGCCCTGGTGTTTGGCGGCGGGCATGTGGTGCTGCCCTTGCTGCAGGCCGAGGTGGTGCAGCCGGGCTGGGTTACGCCGGGCCAGTTCCTCGCCGGCTACGGCGCGGCGCAGGCGGTGCCCGGGCCGCTGTTCACCTTCGCGGCTTATCTCGGCTCGGTCCGCGGCCCCGCGCCGAACGGGGTGGTGGGCGGTGCACTTGCATTGGCCGCGGTCTTCCTACCTGGCTTTCTGATCCTGATCGGCGTTCTGCCCTTCTGGGACCGGTTCAGGGCGATGACCCCGGCGCGGTCCCTGATGCAGGGCGCGAACGCCGCCGTCGTCGGCATCCTCGGTGCCGCACTTTACACGCCGGTCTTTACCAGCGCCATCGGCGGGATGCGCGACTTCGCGCTCGCACTCGTCTGCTTTGTGCTGCTCGTCGCATGGAAGCTGGCGCCTTGGGCGGTTGTCGTCATTGCTGCGCTTGGCGGGATCGGTCTGGCGCTTACTGGCTAG
- the rfbD gene encoding dTDP-4-dehydrorhamnose reductase: MTELLVFGRNGQVATELARLAPQARFVGREAADLSDPAACAAVIRAARPAAVINAAAYTGVDRAESEPQAAQAINAKAPGAMAVACAELGVPFVHISTDYVFDGTGDTPRAENAPTRPLGVYGRTKLAGERAVTAAGGQWAILRTSWVFSAHGQNFVKTMRRLGAERDRLSIVADQIGGPTPAADIAAAILTMVEAMRADPAKGGIYHFAGAPDVSWAGFAREIFARSGLPAQVDEIPTSSYPTPARRPANSRLDCAAILRDFGIARPDWQQGLDRVIEELSS, translated from the coding sequence ATGACCGAATTGCTGGTCTTTGGCCGCAATGGGCAAGTGGCGACTGAGCTTGCGCGCCTCGCGCCACAGGCCCGGTTTGTCGGACGGGAAGCTGCCGACCTTTCCGACCCGGCCGCCTGTGCTGCGGTGATCCGCGCCGCGCGGCCAGCCGCCGTCATCAACGCCGCCGCATATACCGGGGTGGACCGCGCGGAATCCGAACCCCAGGCCGCGCAGGCGATCAATGCTAAGGCACCCGGTGCGATGGCAGTGGCCTGCGCCGAGTTGGGCGTCCCCTTCGTTCATATTTCGACCGATTATGTCTTTGACGGGACAGGTGACACGCCGCGAGCCGAAAACGCTCCCACGCGCCCGCTGGGCGTCTATGGCCGGACAAAGCTGGCGGGAGAGCGCGCTGTCACGGCCGCTGGCGGCCAATGGGCGATCCTGCGCACCAGTTGGGTTTTCTCTGCCCACGGGCAAAACTTCGTCAAGACGATGCGGCGGCTGGGGGCCGAGCGGGACCGCCTCAGCATCGTCGCAGACCAGATTGGCGGCCCTACGCCTGCGGCCGACATCGCCGCCGCGATCCTGACGATGGTGGAGGCGATGCGTGCGGACCCGGCCAAGGGCGGCATCTATCATTTCGCCGGCGCCCCGGACGTCAGTTGGGCCGGCTTCGCGCGCGAGATATTTGCCCGCTCGGGCCTGCCCGCGCAGGTGGACGAAATCCCAACCTCCAGCTATCCGACGCCAGCCAGACGACCCGCGAACTCGCGCCTAGACTGTGCAGCCATCCTGCGCGACTTTGGCATTGCACGGCCCGATTGGCAGCAGGGGCTGGACCGCGTCATCGAGGAGTTGTCGTCATGA
- the rfbB gene encoding dTDP-glucose 4,6-dehydratase, producing the protein MKILVTGGAGFIGSAVARLAIARGHCVVNLDALTYAANLENVASVAGSPLYAFEHANILDRPALSRIFAAHRPDAVMHLAAESHVDRSIDGPGVFIETNVNGTYNMLEAARAYWTAEGRPEAFRFHHISTDEVFGSLGETGKFSEDSPYDPRSPYSASKAASDHLVRAWHETYGLPVVLTNCSNNYGPFHFPEKLVPLAILSALHGRPIPVYGDGGNVRDWLYVEDHADALLLCLEKGQVGRSYNIGGENEARNINLVRMICRHLDRVRPDGAPHERLITFVPDRPGHDRRYAIDPARIRTELGWRPSVTLKEGLRRTVAWYLANRDWWQPLLDRGEFGARLGTGPRMLAGAGDSSGGMEVS; encoded by the coding sequence ATGAAGATCCTCGTCACCGGTGGCGCGGGCTTCATCGGCTCTGCGGTGGCGCGGCTTGCCATCGCGCGCGGCCACTGCGTCGTGAACCTCGACGCGCTGACCTATGCCGCGAACCTCGAAAATGTGGCATCGGTAGCAGGCAGCCCGCTTTACGCCTTTGAACACGCCAACATCCTCGACCGCCCGGCGCTGAGCCGCATCTTTGCCGCCCATCGCCCCGATGCGGTGATGCACCTGGCGGCCGAAAGCCACGTCGATCGCTCAATCGACGGGCCGGGCGTCTTTATCGAGACGAACGTGAACGGCACCTACAACATGCTGGAGGCTGCGCGCGCCTACTGGACGGCCGAGGGCCGCCCGGAGGCTTTCCGCTTCCACCACATCTCGACCGACGAGGTGTTCGGCTCGCTCGGCGAGACAGGCAAGTTCAGCGAAGACTCCCCCTACGATCCGCGCAGCCCCTATTCCGCGTCCAAGGCCGCGAGCGATCATCTGGTCCGCGCCTGGCACGAAACCTATGGTCTGCCAGTCGTGCTGACGAACTGTTCGAACAACTACGGGCCGTTCCATTTCCCCGAGAAACTGGTGCCTCTGGCGATCCTCAGCGCCCTGCACGGCCGACCGATCCCGGTCTATGGAGACGGTGGCAACGTCCGCGACTGGCTCTATGTCGAGGATCACGCCGACGCGCTGCTGCTGTGCCTTGAAAAGGGTCAGGTTGGGCGCAGTTACAATATCGGCGGCGAGAACGAGGCACGGAATATCAATCTGGTGCGCATGATCTGCAGACATCTCGACCGGGTGCGCCCGGACGGCGCGCCCCATGAGCGACTGATCACATTCGTGCCCGACCGGCCGGGCCACGACCGCCGCTATGCGATCGATCCGGCGCGCATCCGCACCGAACTCGGCTGGCGGCCCTCGGTCACCTTGAAGGAGGGGTTGCGCCGCACCGTCGCCTGGTATCTGGCGAACCGGGACTGGTGGCAGCCTCTGCTCGACCGTGGCGAGTTCGGCGCGCGATTGGGAACGGGCCCGCGCATGTTGGCTGGTGCGGGCGACAGTTCCGGGGGGATGGAAGTGTCATGA